Part of the Arthrobacter globiformis genome is shown below.
GTGACCCCGCGTTTCTTTGTTTAAGCGCGCTCACCCCAAGTAACTGGCAGTAGGTGTCGTTATGGACGCTCAAAACGACCACAACTGCGAGCTGGTTGCACTGCCTCTTGCGCTGAATCTGGCAGGGCGTCTATTGTTGTTAACAATCAATCGGTTGATCAATAGAAACGTTGATTACGGCAGCGAACTGATACACGAGAACGACTCCGGGGCAATGACAATGGACACGGGTAGCGACGACGACCTTCTGAGCGCGGCTTTTTTGGCGCTTTCCGATCCTGTCCGGCGCCGCCTCATCTCCCGGCTCAGCCGGGGGCCCGCCACCGTCAATGAACTGGCTGAACCCTTCGCGATCACTAAACAGGCGGTCTCGAAGCACATCCAGGTCCTCGAGCAGGCACAGCTGGTCACGCGCAGCCGCGATGCCCAGCGCCGGCCCGTCCACCTGAATCCCGCACGGCTCGAAGCGCTCACCGCATGGATCGACCAGTACCGGCTGGTCCGCGAGGGGCAGTTCCGCAGCCTCGATGCCGTACTCCGCTCCAACGCCGCCCCCCGGCGGCAGCAGTGACAAGGACCGATCATGAGCAACGCACTTAAACTCACCATCCCCGACGGCGTCCCGTTCATCGACTTTGAGCGCGAGTTCGATTTCCCGGTCGCGGACGTGTTCCGCGCGCACAAGGAGCCTGAGCTGATCACGCAGTGGCTGGGCCCGCGGGGCACCAACGTCGATATCGAGCACTACGACTTCCGTTCCGGAGGCACCTACCTGTACAACCACACTGGCCCGGACGGGGTGACGTACGCCTTCAGCGGCATCTTCCATACCGTCCGTGAAAACGACTTCG
Proteins encoded:
- a CDS encoding ArsR/SmtB family transcription factor → MDTGSDDDLLSAAFLALSDPVRRRLISRLSRGPATVNELAEPFAITKQAVSKHIQVLEQAQLVTRSRDAQRRPVHLNPARLEALTAWIDQYRLVREGQFRSLDAVLRSNAAPRRQQ
- a CDS encoding SRPBCC family protein translates to MSNALKLTIPDGVPFIDFEREFDFPVADVFRAHKEPELITQWLGPRGTNVDIEHYDFRSGGTYLYNHTGPDGVTYAFSGIFHTVRENDFAIQTFEFSGYPDIVSIEFMSFEDLGGSRCRLRAHSVYPSMEARDGMAQSGMESGVSDGYERLEELLAK